In Polyangia bacterium, a genomic segment contains:
- a CDS encoding cyclic nucleotide-binding domain-containing protein, protein MCQGELEVYKCGSQGSEVRLAVLHPGDCVAEMSLIDIQPRSTTVRALTPAVLFCLSNAQIARLTSGPSTST, encoded by the coding sequence GTGTGTCAAGGCGAGCTCGAGGTTTATAAGTGCGGAAGTCAGGGCTCCGAAGTCCGGCTGGCCGTGCTGCACCCCGGAGATTGCGTGGCTGAGATGTCACTCATCGACATCCAGCCGCGCTCGACGACAGTACGTGCGCTGACACCAGCGGTGTTGTTCTGCCTCAGTAACGCCCAGATCGCCCGGCTTACCAGCGGCCCCTCAACGTCTACCTGA
- a CDS encoding DUF3014 domain-containing protein: protein MRPASRVAIGLLVLAVIGGAFLWGRRHAPPPAASPTPVAPPVAPVAPPPPPVKPAVLHPIAAASAPAALPALDHSDDYLEKALDELVGPKSVLSFLIVDGLARRFVATVNNLATDGAAADMWPVHRTAGRFDTEARVGGAVISGRNAERYAAFVRFVDGIDTRRAVALYVRLYPLLQHAYEELGFPGQYFNDRVVEVIDHLLATPDLAEPIKVKQVTVDGSARPSGAGLYVFDDPTLEARSAGQKILLRIGVENARRLKSKLRDVRQRIARGALPGGRLGETVSRPR from the coding sequence GTGCGCCCAGCTTCCCGTGTCGCCATCGGTTTGTTAGTTCTTGCCGTCATCGGCGGGGCGTTCCTCTGGGGCCGGCGTCACGCGCCGCCGCCGGCTGCCTCGCCGACGCCCGTCGCGCCGCCTGTCGCACCGGTGGCGCCGCCGCCGCCACCGGTGAAGCCGGCCGTCCTTCACCCCATCGCGGCGGCGTCAGCGCCGGCTGCGCTGCCCGCGCTGGACCATTCCGATGACTATCTTGAAAAAGCCCTGGACGAGCTGGTCGGTCCCAAGTCCGTGCTCTCGTTTCTGATCGTAGACGGTCTCGCACGCCGCTTCGTCGCCACGGTGAACAATCTCGCCACGGACGGTGCCGCGGCCGATATGTGGCCGGTGCACCGAACCGCCGGCCGCTTCGACACGGAGGCGCGGGTCGGCGGCGCAGTGATCAGCGGCCGGAACGCCGAGCGCTATGCCGCCTTTGTGCGTTTTGTCGATGGAATCGACACGCGGCGAGCGGTGGCGCTTTACGTCCGCCTTTATCCGTTGCTCCAGCACGCCTACGAAGAGCTGGGGTTTCCGGGCCAGTACTTCAACGATCGCGTGGTCGAGGTGATCGATCACCTGCTGGCGACACCCGACCTCGCCGAGCCCATCAAGGTCAAACAGGTCACCGTCGACGGCTCGGCCCGACCGTCGGGCGCGGGGCTTTACGTGTTCGACGACCCGACGCTGGAGGCCCGGTCGGCGGGCCAGAAGATCCTGCTGCGCATCGGGGTGGAAAACGCCCGCCGGCTCAAGAGCAAGCTCCGCGACGTTCGCCAGCGAATTGCCCGGGGAGCGCTGCCCGGCGGGCGGCTGGGCGAGACGGTTTCCCGCCCTCGGTAA